CTATCTCAGCCAGCCCAtcctcaccagcacagctgcaaaAGGTCTGGGACTGCTCTATTAATGAGCTGCCTCTCACAGGGACACAGTATTTGATTATGGGAGGACATAAATGAGTCAAAATAGTGGTCAACCAAAACATAGCTCTGGAAATACAAAGTCTTTAGAATAAGTGCATACTGTCACTGGAGCTTTGGGAGTTCTTTATCTCAACTAAAATTCTCATCAGTGAATGAATAAACATGTCAGATCTGGTctctaaaccaaaaaaaataatttatattgaaGTTTGTTCTAGATCTATCAGTAAATTTAAGAAGTGGATAGATGAGTAAGGGCGCTTGCTAAGATTTGAGCTGAATGCATTGAATGACATGCAATAAGTGACTTATTTAGAGAATTATACAATAAATAAGGCAgttggggaggggaggaaaaggaggtCTATTAGAGGTGTGATTTGTGATTGTACCTTCCATTTCCAATGTTTCATTTAAGATTTGCCTGAAGGCTATACAAATtgaggtggggtttttttctatacTACAGTTGATGAAAGACCATTCTGGATGCTAAAGGTGGCTTAATCCTAGCACAGTggacagaatattttcttaatgaaacTACAATTCTATCTTCTAACCCTCCAGAGAAAACAAGTATAAACTTATATCATTTTGGACATGAAGCTGATATTCTTCACTAATGTCATATATTTAATACAATCTGAAGTAGAGCCTATAAAAACGTATCCTAGATTGTGGATTGCTTTGCTGCTCCCTTCATCTTAGCAAAGATTCAATTCTGAGTTGCAATACTTGAAGACCATGACACACAACTCTAGCAGAGGGCAGTACAAGCAGGAAACAAAGTACTTTAAGTGGTTTTAGCTGATGTGCTATGTGCTGGCTTATGGCCTGCTGCAATAtagaaaagccagaaaacacTGTTTGATTTGAAGCCTTACCTTTTGATTATtaggaaaaagagcaaaaccacaTAGAGGGGGACAGTGATGTACTCTGTGTTGCTGCTGTCTTGCAGTGGAGTGGATGGGCAGGATGCTGCCTTGGGGCCTCTGCCCTGCAAGGAATCCACCCCAGTCCTTCCAGCCAGCTGGAACTATTGAAGAatgcttttcctgcctgctgtgttGAACGTAGTCTTTGCTAGCTGTAATGAACATAGATTAAAAAGGCAGTTATTGTTCTCTGCTAACCTTGTTTCCCCATGCCCACTCCAAATTACACATGGATATCTTGATTTTAGAGTACTAACAGTAGGGAGAACCTTCCAAAAACCCAGATATATTTATCCCTCTATCACACAGTGATACTTCCTCAATGTCCAATGAAGACAAGTGCTGAAGGTAGCAATACTgttagggaaaagaaaaaaaaggcttatttGCAGTCTACAGAAATAAGTGTGAAGGTTCAAGACAACCCTCTGAATCTTACAGTAACGTTAGTTATTGTAACTTGAGAAGTTTTCTTGAGCAAGATGCTTTTGGGAGTTGGTAGCCTCCCAGCCTGTAACTTGCTCTCGGTTGTGGTTTCtttgaaaattgaattttgcaTAGGGCTAAAAGTTGAACTGAATTAGCACCTAGTTATATAATTTATTGGCTTCCAAACTACAGAATTATTGGCTATCATATAATAACTTGTACTCTTTGCCTGGAAAGTCACAAATCTAGTACTACTGGCTGAGCTCTGGAAATagcaaaacaagttttaaaactttGAGAGCCCAGTAAAATTGGAAGTGCAGCCATCAAATGGCAGAATGGATTGATGTCTGCAAGGCCTGTTTTATATCtgtgaatatttatattttcttttgtttctagCAGATATTCTGGTTAGTAGCTACAGTACTTAAAGTCAGTCAAAGACTTTGTGAAATCAAGTGATGGTTCTCAGCTCTTACTTTGGTGGAGATCAATACAGTTAGAGTGGATTAAAAAACACAATCAACAGTACAAAACCATATAAAATTTGTATAAAGTACAAAACAatatatctgaaatatttaagacTGATTATTAGTGATATCTTCATACaatttttgatttattattaGGTCAGCAGTTCTGCTATTAAGTATATCAGATAAAACCACATGAAACATATTGAATTTCCAATATCTTCTACAAATAGGGCTTGTAGCTGCTTATGTGGGGAGGGGTTTTATTATCTGCACCTGAGAGCTGCTCAGTCAGATACAAAGACAGGCTCCCAGCTGCTTTAGCACAACTGGAGCTGTGAAAATTTTGCTCTGTGTTGCAGAGGTGTGACCACTCTTCTCCCAGGCACACGCTTATTTTAGAGGAGGAACAAGCTGAAAGGGGtaaaccaacaacaacaacgaaCTTGTTCTGCTTCATTTCCACTCAGTGATATAAATATTTGCCCTTCAAGTGGGGAAAACAAGTGCTACTGCGTACTTGTTCTCTAACTTTACTGCCAGCTTCCTGCAAACACTCCAAGATAATTCCCCTTGGCTGGTTTTGTGAAGAGGTCACGGCTGCTGCTGCAGCGTCCTCAGTGTGCCCTGTAACCCTGTGCAACGCAGCAAAGGAATTCAttcctctgcctcttccctgaCTCTGTGGTACAAACAGAGCAAGCAAAcggcaggagcaggaaaagttCTCACACCTGGGTGTCTGACACAGTGATGGACTTGAAAAGAGGGTGGTGATCCAGAGATAACTACATTGCAAGTTATAATTGCCACTAAAAACTCCTGAAAGAAccagaaatcaaattaatgaGTTTAGTACCTTAGAGAAAAGGCTTCATTTCAACTGtgtaaaaccttaaaaatagGTCTAATAATGCTACTTTGGTCTCTAGAGGGTCAAACCTTTCAAACCAAAAGTGTATGAAAGCATGTagaatcattaaaatattaacagaaatttcactgaatatttttgttacaaatATCTCCCTCTACAAGTAACTAaagtattaattaaaatatttcagtattcaTTTTCTAAAGGATTTCAGCCTTTATAAGGCATGCAGCAATTTAGTCTGATTATTTTAAAGTCAAATCTGTATTTATCATTCAGTGAGTAAAGTCACTGTAGGATACAAATCCAGCTTAAgatattttaatgtgaaatttgggttcagaaattaaatgtataaaaCCTGGGGgaagatttttaaaaccaaaattgtGATGAAGACAGACTATTTAATAGACAGAACCAGCATAGCAAACTGTTGGGATTAATCTGATCAAGCCCTTAGTTTCACCTCGCTTCCAAAAGTAATTGTAATCAGTTGATTACaatgaaagttaaaaatgcaAGAAGAGTTTTTCAGCTGTTGTTTAAATCACACTTTTCTGGACctataaattcagatttttgtattttggctGAAAAGATGGATTTGTGCTCTCATGGATAACACATTGTGGCATATGTCTGTTAGGTTTCTGATTCTTGAATGTGTAGCAGCGAGGAGATACTTACATCTGAGTCAAATACATCtcctcttctgaaatatttagattttaaacACTTTTGAATAAACTTACACGAGCTGGAGGTGTGCTAACTGTAAAAGGAGAATAAAGGACTGTTTTATGCTGTCCGCTTACATAATTCTAACAATTTAGCAAACTATTTTGCACTTTAATTATGTGAATAGGAACTCCACATTCTTCAAACCTTCCCCGTTGACAACCTTTCACCCAAACCAGGAGTATTTTAGCTATCACCCTTATTTTTCTAGACAGGCATCAGAGCAGTTGAGTTTGTGTGGAGGGTTTTTGTctttccctgcctggctccctgGAAGAAGGTATCGGTATTTGTGCCCACTCTTACCTCCTCAGCGGCCCGGGGTGTCTGGCAGGCGCTGCCCCGGGCCCGAGCGGCTCTACCGGCCGCATGCCGGGAGGGCCGGGCGGGCTCCCCTCGGCTGTGCCGGGCTCAGGTGAGAGCCGCAGGGTGCTCGGGAGCTTGTTTGTACAGCGGTGCCTCTATCGCCTCCCACTCGGTGCTCTTAAAGAGGCACAAGCCTTCCCGAGGAGCCGAGGGAGCCGCTCTGCCCTGGCCGCGGCCTGCTCAGGCCAGGGGAACAGCTGGCTCTTGACACGCACAGCCTGCTTCAGGAGACTTGcttgcagtgaaaaataaaggCTCGTTTATCACCAGAAAACAACTTGGGTTTTCCTTGTAAATCATCTTATTTACTCGCAAGTAATCTGATGAAGTAACTCATTCTGATGGGTTATTATGGACAGCATGCGCAGCCTTCACAAGTATGAAGGCTGATGCCCCTAAGTTTATTGCCGATCCAAGCCATTCATACACCCAACTCTCTTCCACCTATGTCTATTCAACAACCTACTCTCTACTTAACAGCTTAGctttatttaaacatttgaaaaaacacAGCCATGCTCAGACTGCTGCAGTATCTGTTATATGAAGTGCATGTAAAAACCTCTTCAGAGGTCTAGTTAAGCCAGCTCTGGCTCTTCTCCACGCTGCTGTGGAGGTGGCAGTACCCAGGCCCTGAGAAGTGGCCCTCCTGCCtgagcacactgctggctctCGACAAGAGAAGATGTGAAGGCCAAACTGCAGCCTCCTTAAAAATCAAACAGTGAAGCCTGTGGGACTGTGCTGGGATGGGCACATCCAAAGGGCTGTACAGAGCTTCAGATTGCAGGGATGTCTCTTTAGACCTCAGACCCGCACAAACATCAACATGGTTTTCAGTTtcttccaaagcagaaaaaaatattaactaaggtattttcacagaaaataacagctgttaagaataatttttcacatgatggatatttttatatgaCTCAAAACAATTTCCTGAACAATTCTTGGTGGGGAGTGGGTGGGCAGAGAAATTGTTTTCCACTGTACAAGGCAGAATCATTAACACTTTTCTCCTCAGAACCTGATAAAGTGACTTCCACCTCTCTTGATATTTGACACTAATATTTCATCTTGCTAAAATCAAAATCCTTGTTAAGTTGCTTTCCAAGAAACCTGTTTATCCTGTTCTTTTACTAAGTCTTCAGattaatacaattttaattttgcttatttctAGTGATGGTACTATTAGTCCTACAACTGAAAGTAGGAAAGTGCCTACCATTGACTGAAAATTGAATATCACAGAGTTTGGCTTGTCAGCATGCTGGGTGGTCCAGAATATTCACAAGTACTAGTAAATATAGGCCACATAGTGgcagtttttaaaagcacaacTAGTATTTAAAGTTAGGATAGGGTGGATTAAGCTTCTAAAATATATTCACAAATGTTtcaggaaacagatttttaagtaAATGCTTGCTAGCCTCGGGAAATCCTGTCTTTTTACAAATCAGTGGAATGCTGTACAGCCCTCTCATTCAGATTTAGGAAACAAATTCAGTGCCCAAATGCTGCCTTTCAGGCCAAGACTGCTGTTTCTAGACCTGCCTGCTGTCAGCAGGGTAGTTGAAGGTGGCAGTTTCAGGCAGGGTGGCAAACATTTGCTTTGAGGTTTTGTGTTCTCATCCCAGTCCCATGAGCAGCTACAGCATCTCAACAGGGCATCTGCAGCTTTGGAGGAATAAAGTCCTTTATTTCTTCACTAGGAGCCCACAGGGGAAAAGCCCACAAATGGaatggggctgtgctggaatATTGCCACATATGTGGCACATCTTCATTAGACTAAAACTGAAGGTAGCTGCTTTCTTTCACACACCTGAAAATAGCTTTAATTTTGAGATAACTCTGTGATCCCCTGGAGATTAacaggataaaataaaaagaacttaCCACAGCTTTAAATGtttggtggtgctgggctgtATGTCCAACTTCATTCTCAGGCTGATGGTAATCACTGTAAATTTCTTAAACTTTATTGGAATATGATGAGTGGAAAATTACTACATGAGATGATGCCTGTGATCCTGTTTCCTTGTGCTCGTGGCAGAGTTAATTTCACAACAGGAGTCACGCAAGGCTGAAGACAAGGCAGGTGAGCTGATGGGTGCAGACAGATACTGGTGAGCTGTAAAACGTTTGTAAGAATAACTTGAAAGTAAAACAGTGCCACATGGACTCCTGAATCCTCATTTCCCCTCTATGTACCTTTTTCATCTGGGTTAACAGAGCAGTCTATCTAGACCTTACATGATATGGGATTCAGTAGTTTATACTTTGGCTGTGTTGTCCAGAATAAGGCATTTATTAACAGCCTGTAGATCTCCTTTCATGCCAAACAGAGGCATGGATAAAGAGGACTTTGCTCACAAAAGTTTTATCTTTGCATATGTTGAGGTAACTTTATAGCTCTTGGAAACGAGGTCCTATTTAGTGTGCTTTGTGATGAAGGATTTGAACACTGCTGGAGGGAGGAATTGAATCTACCTGTGGAGGTGGGAACCTGCAGGCACCAGGCTGTTCAAGCAGAAAGGTGTCTTGGTTTCACACCAACCTTGTCATATTAATTTTCCTAATACCTAGAAGACAAGCAGCTTAGTTTACAGAGGATAGCAGCAAGAATGATTCACAGGCCCTGACATCATGCAGAGGGCTGAAAGAAGGCCAGGAAGACCCATTCCTTGTCACAGAGCAGGTGGTGAGACCATGTGCCCAAAATAATCCTGTGATCGAATTTAAGCCAGGAATGTTGTGCATGGCAAATTGCTGCTCTGGGATTACAGTGATTTGCACAGCTGCAAGGTTCCAAGCAACCTCTTTGCTGGCCCTCAGGTTCACAGGAGCTGTGAGcacaccttcccttccctgctaCTTTCCATACCTGTTCCGTCTCCCTGTCATGCAAAGGGTGAGGGGAGCTGATCTGGCTCTAGAGCTGGACATGTCCTTGCTCAGGTTCCTGTGGCCGAGCTGGGACTAGCACAGTGTGAATGAGTGTGACTGATAGTCAGGCATTTGGCTTTATGGAGGCATCCAAAGGTGCTCAGCCAGCCTTTGCACTACGTCATGGAGCTGATGCTGAGCCTTCATTGCCTAAATTGTGTTGAGGTCAACTGCCCTGGAGTTgaccaaaaaaccaaatcagACATCTCTGAGTGTGCAGCTATACTGCACAACTGTGAATCTAAACCTGGGGAATTCTCACCTTCAGTAGGTGAACAGACTCAAGCAAGAAAGCCTAGAAGGATTTATCTTAATCCTTTGGCTTAAGCTGGACAATAGAGACTGAGCAGCTTCTGCAATGAATGTTGAGTACAAGTCACTTGACATCTGCCAACCTTGGCCCTGTGGGAATCCCAATGAGGGTCTGACAAGCACCTTGGTGGTGCCCAAAATTAGTTGTATCTGAATCTCATGACAATATAACCTAAAAAAATTGGCCTCATCATGGCTCTGTTGATTTTCCCTAAACCACATAGGCCCAGTAATTCTCCTGTTGGCTCCCATATATTTTCTTCCAGGGAACTTGATCTTTTTGTGCTCCTACGTCTTTTAGTCAGGAAAGGGATTAGGAATTGCTAAACAGGTGGCTTCTGGTTGCCACTTTTGAGGTGCATGAAGGCTTAAGACCTGCTGACTCTGAAATTTTCCAGTGGGAAATGTTGGGGGGATGGCTCTGTGCCACCCCAGCAACACTGCTCGTGTCCTCTTTCAGGCCACCTGTTGGGGGTAAGGGTGAAAAACAACATGGAATGGGCAACAGCAGTGTCTGCAATGGGGAGTTTTGGTGGGGGAAACTTACAGGAAGAGATCAAAATACAGTATAGAGGTTCATGGGTACCGGAAGATGTTGTGGCTGCAAGTCACTTCAGGTATGCGGCCAAGAACTCTAATTTTTGATCTTGTAGTAAATCAGCAGGCTACCAGCAGTAGGAACCCTTAGGCAGTAGTATTAAGACACTCGGTGGGCAATGATtaacaaaacagacaaaattgCCATTGCTTTCATTATACAGTTTCCTCTTTATGGCTGACCTTTgtttaaaagacaaattaaacTGGGAAagagtgaattttattttttcatgctgtgttATCTAAATTCACTAGCTACAAATGATGATACAAGTGGCAGGGAAGCATATTCCAGAGAGCAGCAAGGGAAGCACTAAAACTGGCAGACAATAAGGTGATTCTTGTTGCACTTTTTGTCATTCCAAGTGCCATCAGTGTACATCTCCACACATTCCTCCTCCCCTTTGCCAGAAGGTTCATTTGAATACCAGTTAGTATAGCTTGGCTGAGCACCATTCAGGAGCTGGAATTTGCCTGGAATAAGGGATTGCTTTATCCCAAGGTAGGCGTAggtgttaaaatatttcacaaagtACAGAATGGCATCATTCTCTCCAGGGCTCCTTGGAGTGGCAATAGAGCCTCCAGCCTCTTTACATTTTTCCAGTGTAGTATCAAAATTGGCTTTTTTCCCATTggtagcaaatatttttcctccagaCTCTGTTATCATCTTGTTCAAGCGAAGGACtgcaagaggaaggaaaagctgttaAACAGTTGTATGTTGTTTTGTGCTTACTTTGCTGTCAATTCTGACTCCTGTTATTTTGCTCCATAATTTTAGATTAAACCTAGGTAAAGgtaaagaaaatgagaacttGAAATCAAAGATTTCaaggaaatttgaaaattaggaggggggggaaagggaagaaacatGTAAATACACAGATGATGAAACAGGAGACTCACAtaagctggagaaggaggaaaggaaaggatttctatattttaaaaagtatatgaTTTTCTTTGGCACTCTCCATAAGACTGAGGTGGTTTGAAGTATACCAACATTCTTGAGTAAGTGGGATCTTAGATTTGATCTGGTCATGATTGTCTTGGTATGTTTTTAGTGTTTGTCTGTTGGGGGCACAAGGTGTGCGTGGAACAGCTCTTCATAGGCAGGGGTTCTAACCTGGCATATTCCTGCCATACTTCAGAGCTGTTATCCAGGTGTCTCCCACTAGTTATGAAATTCTAATTCCTACCTCCCCCATTTGAAAGTTTTCATTCAGTGATACACCAGTGAAGAAGATATAAAAGGAATGCAGTGAAACCACAGAAAATTGTGCGTTTTTCCtaagaaacagttttttcccACCTGGTCTATCCCCACTAACCCAGTAGCAGCAGAAAGTAAAGACAGATAAAATACCTCCTTCCAGTCTGGAAATCCGATGTTCTAGTTGGACGGTGTCCCCATTTTCATTACCAGCCACTGGTACTGGATCTGTGAACAAAACCACCTATAATGCACTTTGCATTACAGTTTCAGTCTTGGCTTTCAAATAAAGCAGAGCTCATCTTAAGAAATGAATACAAACTTTTAAGATGTTTGTGTGATAAGTTTTAGTttaatgctgtgttttaaaCATGTAATATCTTCACACATTAATCTTTGTAAGCATAAGGGACAAGTTTCTGGAAGTCACCTGCAGAACAGGGGTGTTTACGGAAAATGAACTGGCAAACTGAGTTAGTTTTCTCTCTAAGTGACTGAGCCAGTCCAGGCAAAACACTGACACTACTGCAGGAGGTTTAGTTGATTTCTAATTGTGTCTAAGGACTGAATCCTTGACAGAATCCTTCAGGCTTTTCAAGAGCTTGCTTACAGCTCCAAACTAGGACTCGGCAACAAGTTTCTTCTGCTATGGAAAATTCTAAACTTTTCTCTGAATTGAACCACTACATCATTAAACAGAGATTTAAGCATCTTACTTCATATAAGGAGTTAGTGAAGtcctaattattttatttcaagtagATCGCGCATCAGATTATGGTAGATAGCACTGAGTTTACAAAGCACCAGTACCTGGTATTTGTTGTTTGTTAGTTCCACCTCCAAAAAAATGCttgaaaggaagaaatcctGCAAATGTACCTTGAGCACAGaatgggagcaggaaaaaagctaCTGCTAAGATTTTGTGCAGCTGTGGAGACAGCATCATTTAAAGCTGAGGGTAAACCAGAGTAGTTTACTTTCCAGTGTAGAGTCctgcatttaagaaaaaagagaaggtttCAGAATTTTTGTGTGAAGTCTTACGTATATTATGCTCTTCCTGCAGTGAAATGAATGTAATTCATGTAGTTGCAAAATTATGTTATTTCaggcaattaaaatatttttccaaaagattGTCTGCTAAGTCTACAGAAGTCTacagagcaaaaaaacccaaagcatcCCTTCAAAGCTCTTTTCTGTACATCAGATACCATTATATGCTGTTTTTCCCCACGCAAAAAGTTAGTTTCATTTTACAGGAGAGCAATAGAGACATGGCTGCTGTAGCAAGAGAATGTTTAAGACAAAGTGGGACATGCTGTCTTTGTCAATTGGTTTAAGAGTAAAACAACtgctaataattatttttctattgcaGCATCCATTTTTAACATCTCTTCACCTCAGGTGACATGGTCTATAAAAAGAGGTGAAattgttaataaaaatgtagatACACACACATTGAAATTGGAAAACTTTGTGATAGAGTTTAATAGATTCAACATAGTTTAAGCAGCAACCTATCTAAGGATGTTCAACTTACCTGGCAGCTCCAGTGTGAATTAAGAAAGACTCATTCAGAGGTTCAATTTATAGGGCATGTAACATGAGGTTCATCATCTTAGCTGCAGAAAGAATGAAGAATATGTCATATGATAAGAATTTACATATAAATGGAAATCTAATGAACTTTAACTTGAATGAAAGGTGGATTGTTTTCTTCAAGAGGTAAGCATACTTAAAACATGAGGAAAGTGTTTGAAGGTACTTTTTTAACTTGTAGAAACACTTTCACAACTTTTAAAATGCCAACCCCGGAACAGAATGAATTTCTCAATTCATATTTGAAATACCGAATGTTTCCGCAGAGTGGCTGTGCAAATGTCACAGAAGATAAGCCATAACAAGCTCACCTGAAATATAATGTGCACCAGGAACACCACCATCATTTTTGTTACAGACTGAGGACTTACCAGTGACAATGACTGAAGTCTTGTAACTAAAGAGAATctcagaactgcagcagcaaagccagctgACAGTGGTGCATCTGCAGCACGTGTAGAAGAGACAGCTAGAGGGACACATGCTGAACTAACTTACAGAATACTCCAGGGGAAGTTTATATGCGAAAAAGAGCAGTTTTCTCCAGCAGAGCAATGACCTCtcagtgaaggaaaaagctgcattttgccAGTCTTGTTAGTACAGAGGCCCAAGATGAGGAGCATCACTGGAAAGGAGATGGCCTTGCCAAGCATTTTAGAGCTGTTCTCAGCTGAGAGCTGGCTCTGTGCAGTGAAGGCTTTGAGTCTATGTTCCAGTTTAACCAAGTCAGATGTGGCCACATCATGCTGGTGGTGTCAAGCCAGCATCCTGATGTTGTAGCAAGGCCAAGACAGCTGAGGAATGATGTGAAACTAGGGGAATGTCAGCAGCATCCATATTAGTCTACCATGCCACTGGGGCTAAGCAAGGCTAAATCACCTCTGCAGGCACTGTGCACCTGTGCCCTGCACTTCCAGACTCACCTCAACCACTGATGTGTGCCTCAACACCTTTGTCCCTGGTGGTGTGCCCACAGATGCTGGATTAAATCCTGCTGCATTGTTTATTGAGTGCCCTTGAGTGCACCAGccctgtgaaaaataaataggcaGTACCCGGTTGTATGTATCTTGACAGAAGAGGGCTGTTTTAAATTTGCATGAGTAACCTTTGTTTCAAGTTTCTTGTCAAATTTCAAGCTCCTTAACTTTTGAGTGTTTGATGTAATGCTTTCAACATTGTTCtggcagaggttttttttaattgttatttttgggaaaaaaaccccaccaaaatcAAACAGACAACATGAGACAAGCCAGTACCTGGGTTCTAGATAAGCCCTAGAAAAGCTCACTGGAAGACCCTGGCCCTTTAATCTTTAACTGCACCTGGAAGAAACCACAAGTTAGGCAAGTGTGAGAACAGGAGGAGGTTTGGCCTGAAGTTGTGGGTTTCACCTGCTGACTCAGGGCCTGGGAAGCTAGGAGTGGGGACAAAAGGTGTCTTGTGATGGACTCCCAAGGAGAAACTAACATAGATTTTATAAAGTATAAACCTTTCTTGTCTTGATTTTCATCAGCATATTGATGAGATGGTGCAAGTTAAATAGACATTTAAATACACCTTTGTTTCTAATATGCTTGTTTGTGATTACctaacagaatattttatataactATCATAACTTGTAActattttctcatctttccttGAACCACATATCACAGAGGTCTAGCAAGATTCAGGGAAAAAAGATCTGACAGAGAACAAACAATTTTTGAGTATTGAGGTAACTTTCCTTCAGTTTCCACACCAATCAGTAAGAGGTTTCATAGTTTGAGTGGCAGTGAAGCAGATGACAGCTATTCTGAGTAGGTTGTGTTGTGCAGTGTACATAGGCAAGGCAAAACCTGTTACAGACAGATTGGTCGATGCTGCCTTCTTAGCTGCTCTGAGAAACAGAGTTGAACAGTTGAATGTCTGTGTGCTCCTTCCATACGCCTGTTTATTAGTCTTTCCTTGGTATATTTAGTCTCCTGAAAgttagtttttttcttccatactGCTATCCACAGATAACcctaaaaactattttcttgcTGTCTGTTTGTATTTAAATGCCCCCAACCCCAtctatattttctgtttaagttGATTTTGGTCTCTACCTTGTTTCCACTTTGTCCTGtgctttctgcatttccttttccaaataATTATCAGACTGTCCCTTCTCTTATGCCTGGGAGt
The sequence above is a segment of the Parus major isolate Abel chromosome 6, Parus_major1.1, whole genome shotgun sequence genome. Coding sequences within it:
- the LOC107206534 gene encoding pulmonary surfactant-associated protein A-like, with protein sequence MMLSPQLHKILAVAFFLLPFCAQGTFAGFLPFKHFFGGGTNKQQIPDPVPVAGNENGDTVQLEHRISRLEGVLRLNKMITESGGKIFATNGKKANFDTTLEKCKEAGGSIATPRSPGENDAILYFVKYFNTYAYLGIKQSLIPGKFQLLNGAQPSYTNWYSNEPSGKGEEECVEMYTDGTWNDKKCNKNHLIVCQF